In a single window of the Streptomyces sp. NBC_00285 genome:
- a CDS encoding carbohydrate ABC transporter permease yields MTTTFVSSAKKTTAVPGTSARRASRARRTAVAWLFLAPFAVIFVLYTAVPTVAALGLSLTDIRGADLRTPFAVDFTGLQNYVRLFQDATFRRDLLNTALFVAVGVPLTMGTGFVLALALNSGIRRLRGLFRTVFFAPVVTNIVAAALIWQYAFHTDGTVNKVLGAIGLAGPNWLDDPNLAMPVVVLLGVWRNFGTAMVLFLAGLQAIPQDVYEAAALDGAGRLRQLRHITLPLLLPTTLMVSVLLTVFYLQVFDEPYLLTGGGPLGSTESVALYTYRQFGAGEFGMSSAASFVTLVLVTVVSAVQFRLLRSRT; encoded by the coding sequence ATGACCACGACGTTCGTATCGTCGGCCAAGAAGACCACGGCCGTTCCGGGTACGTCGGCGCGCAGGGCGTCCCGCGCCCGCCGTACCGCGGTCGCCTGGCTGTTCCTCGCGCCCTTCGCGGTCATTTTCGTGCTCTACACGGCCGTCCCCACCGTCGCCGCCCTCGGCCTGAGTCTCACCGACATCCGGGGCGCGGACCTGCGCACACCGTTCGCGGTCGACTTCACCGGTCTCCAGAACTACGTGCGGCTGTTCCAGGACGCGACCTTCCGGCGGGACCTCCTCAACACCGCGCTCTTCGTGGCCGTGGGCGTACCGCTGACGATGGGCACCGGGTTCGTCCTGGCCCTCGCGCTGAACTCAGGTATCCGGCGGCTGCGCGGCCTGTTCCGTACGGTCTTCTTCGCCCCCGTCGTCACCAACATCGTGGCCGCCGCGCTCATCTGGCAGTACGCCTTCCACACGGACGGCACCGTCAACAAGGTGCTCGGCGCGATCGGGCTGGCCGGACCGAACTGGCTGGACGACCCGAACCTGGCCATGCCGGTCGTCGTCCTGCTCGGCGTCTGGCGCAACTTCGGCACGGCGATGGTGCTGTTCCTCGCCGGTCTCCAGGCCATTCCCCAGGACGTGTACGAGGCCGCCGCCCTCGACGGGGCGGGCCGCCTGCGCCAACTGCGGCACATCACCCTCCCGCTGCTGCTGCCGACCACGCTCATGGTCTCCGTCCTGCTGACCGTCTTCTACCTCCAGGTCTTCGACGAGCCCTATCTGCTCACCGGCGGCGGCCCGCTGGGCTCCACCGAGTCGGTCGCGCTGTACACCTACCGCCAGTTCGGGGCGGGCGAGTTCGGGATGTCCTCGGCGGCGTCCTTCGTGACCCTCGTGCTGGTGACGGTCGTGAGTGCCGTCCAGTTCCGACTGCTGAGGTCCCGCACATGA
- a CDS encoding carbohydrate ABC transporter permease: MTTTRIARPLLYAALVLCALLTTVPFAWGVSGSLRSLDDIRSDPGALFPHHLTFGNFTRLFETQGFGTFLGNSIVVASIVVAGNIVAASAAGYALAKLDFAGKRLAFGAVMAALMVPFTAVFVPQFVITVDAGLADTLTGIALPSAALPMSVFIMRQYALSVPDELLEAARIDGAGEFRIFLRIFLPLAGPAVATITIMSFLASWNNFIWPLIVAQSMSTYTLPVGLAATSQAAAHVTDYGLLLAGAVVVMLPVLVLFLFLQRYFVQGIAGTGMR; this comes from the coding sequence ATGACCACGACCCGGATCGCCCGTCCCCTGCTGTACGCCGCCCTGGTCCTCTGCGCGCTGCTCACGACCGTGCCCTTCGCGTGGGGTGTGAGCGGCTCCCTGCGCAGCCTGGACGACATCCGCTCCGACCCGGGCGCCCTGTTCCCGCACCACCTCACCTTCGGCAACTTCACCCGGCTGTTCGAGACCCAGGGTTTCGGCACCTTCCTGGGCAACAGCATCGTCGTCGCGTCGATCGTGGTGGCCGGCAACATCGTGGCGGCGTCGGCCGCCGGCTACGCGCTCGCCAAGCTCGACTTCGCGGGCAAGAGGCTCGCGTTCGGCGCGGTCATGGCCGCGCTGATGGTGCCCTTCACCGCGGTGTTCGTGCCGCAGTTCGTGATCACCGTCGACGCGGGTCTCGCGGACACCCTGACCGGGATCGCCCTGCCCAGCGCGGCGCTGCCGATGTCCGTCTTCATCATGCGCCAGTACGCGCTGTCCGTCCCCGACGAACTCCTGGAGGCGGCCCGCATCGACGGTGCGGGCGAGTTCCGGATCTTCCTGCGGATCTTCCTGCCGCTGGCCGGGCCCGCCGTCGCCACGATCACGATCATGTCGTTCCTCGCCTCGTGGAACAACTTCATCTGGCCGCTGATCGTCGCCCAGAGCATGTCGACCTACACCCTGCCGGTGGGCCTCGCCGCCACCAGCCAGGCGGCGGCGCACGTCACCGACTACGGGCTGCTGCTCGCCGGGGCGGTCGTCGTGATGCTGCCGGTGCTCGTGCTCTTCCTGTTCCTGCAGCGGTACTTCGTGCAGGGCATCGCGGGGACGGGAATGCGGTGA
- a CDS encoding carboxylesterase family protein gives MTESILDTPAGTVVGRQEEGVRRYLGIPYAEAPTGARRFAPPVARGRFAEPFDASRHGATSQRVPLYATTTIPEPSVPGDDVLNLSVTASAAQTEPRPVLVWIHGGGFLAGSPASPWYDGRAFARDGVVTVTVGYRLGVDGFAALDGEPSNLGLRDLLLALDWVQENIAAFGGDPDRVTVAGQSAGGAAVLALLSSPAGRGRFHRAVSLSGGFFDIDPPDDFLAGLGHTLGVPATRAGFARRTPEQLQRAVLDLRRSETLVLGPVVGDDVLPAPVAEGLTAYGRDIPLLLGATGDEFDAGGPPGDRARGIRVTDTLFRSACPRAAAARRTAPAGTWLYSFEWPSPTLGGAVHCVDLPFFFDLLDAPGVTEALGPRPPAELAVRMHADLVSFVRGGTPAWEKATGALGDPAREYGRPGAPLAADTRGVYDPVTRREGTAC, from the coding sequence ATGACGGAGTCGATTCTGGACACCCCTGCGGGCACCGTCGTGGGACGCCAGGAAGAGGGCGTGCGACGGTACTTGGGCATCCCGTACGCCGAAGCGCCCACCGGAGCACGGCGGTTCGCCCCGCCGGTCGCGCGCGGACGTTTCGCGGAGCCCTTCGACGCCTCCCGGCACGGCGCCACCTCGCAGCGCGTGCCGCTGTACGCCACGACCACGATCCCCGAGCCCTCGGTGCCGGGTGACGACGTGCTGAACCTGTCCGTCACGGCCTCCGCGGCGCAGACGGAGCCCCGTCCGGTGCTGGTGTGGATCCACGGCGGCGGGTTCCTGGCCGGGAGTCCCGCGAGCCCCTGGTACGACGGCCGGGCCTTCGCCCGCGACGGCGTGGTCACCGTCACCGTCGGCTACCGGCTGGGCGTCGACGGGTTCGCCGCCCTGGACGGCGAACCGTCCAACCTCGGACTGCGTGACCTGCTGCTCGCGCTCGACTGGGTCCAGGAGAACATCGCCGCTTTCGGGGGCGACCCGGACCGGGTCACCGTCGCCGGCCAGTCGGCCGGGGGAGCGGCTGTGCTCGCCCTGCTCTCGTCGCCGGCCGGCCGGGGCCGCTTCCACCGCGCGGTGAGCCTGTCCGGCGGGTTCTTCGACATCGACCCGCCGGACGACTTCCTCGCCGGGCTCGGGCACACCCTCGGGGTGCCGGCGACCCGCGCCGGATTCGCCCGCCGCACACCGGAACAGCTCCAACGGGCCGTCCTCGACCTGCGCCGCTCCGAGACCCTGGTCCTCGGCCCGGTCGTCGGTGACGACGTCCTGCCGGCACCGGTCGCGGAAGGGCTCACCGCCTACGGACGCGACATCCCGCTCCTCCTGGGTGCCACCGGCGACGAGTTCGACGCCGGGGGCCCGCCCGGGGACCGCGCGCGAGGCATCCGGGTCACGGACACCCTGTTCCGCTCGGCCTGCCCCCGCGCCGCGGCGGCCCGGCGTACTGCCCCCGCCGGTACCTGGCTGTACTCCTTCGAATGGCCCTCGCCGACCCTCGGCGGTGCCGTGCACTGCGTCGACCTGCCGTTCTTCTTCGACCTGCTGGACGCGCCCGGCGTCACCGAGGCACTCGGACCCCGCCCGCCCGCGGAGCTGGCCGTGCGGATGCACGCCGATCTCGTCTCCTTCGTCCGCGGCGGAACCCCGGCCTGGGAGAAGGCGACCGGCGCGCTCGGCGACCCGGCCCGCGAATACGGCCGCCCCGGCGCGCCCCTCGCGGCCGACACCCGGGGCGTGTACGACCCCGTGACCCGGAGGGAGGGGACGGCATGCTGA
- a CDS encoding ROK family transcriptional regulator — MLMSGLNQSAVRRVNTAVVLRALAVSAGPRKLTELAAQTGLSRRTVESVLDFLVEAGWVAELDRMPVSGSAGRPARRYELRAEHALLAAVRITTVDVSAVVADVRGHILGRAHRPLRAYQDPRTTLDDAAELVLRALDDAGGSVDRLRAGAIAAGGAIDDEGVVRRLVHTTRWEGVHLPEEFARRVPVPWFADNDTNLGALAERWRGVAGDHDNVVWAMLGNRTGLGILIRGAVHRGLDGAAGEIVEAPSMPAGSVEDRPVAALTSPLPAQRALARARFGAARAGDADALAEVDEFVENIASILTTLSWTVAPSLIVLGGGLEDAADILLPRVRAALRDARTPAVELRATALGHEAPLVGAVKLALDRMDTELFGPLVPST; from the coding sequence ATGCTGATGTCGGGCCTGAACCAGAGCGCCGTACGACGGGTCAACACCGCAGTGGTCCTGCGGGCGTTGGCGGTGTCCGCCGGACCGAGGAAGCTGACCGAGCTCGCCGCGCAGACGGGCCTGTCCCGTCGCACCGTCGAGAGCGTCCTGGACTTCCTGGTCGAGGCGGGCTGGGTCGCGGAACTGGACCGGATGCCGGTCAGCGGCTCGGCCGGACGACCCGCCCGCCGCTACGAACTGCGCGCCGAACACGCCCTGTTGGCCGCCGTACGCATCACCACCGTCGACGTCAGCGCGGTCGTCGCCGATGTGCGCGGACACATACTCGGCCGGGCGCACCGGCCGCTGCGCGCCTACCAGGACCCGCGGACCACGCTCGACGACGCGGCCGAACTGGTGCTCCGGGCCCTCGACGACGCCGGTGGCTCGGTGGACCGGCTGCGCGCCGGGGCCATCGCCGCGGGCGGCGCCATCGACGACGAGGGAGTCGTACGGCGCCTGGTGCACACCACGCGCTGGGAGGGCGTGCACCTGCCCGAGGAGTTCGCGCGGCGCGTCCCGGTGCCCTGGTTCGCCGACAACGACACCAACCTCGGTGCGCTGGCCGAGCGTTGGCGGGGGGTGGCGGGCGACCACGACAACGTCGTGTGGGCGATGCTCGGCAACAGGACCGGCCTCGGCATCCTCATCCGAGGGGCCGTGCACCGCGGTCTCGACGGTGCCGCGGGCGAGATCGTCGAGGCACCGTCGATGCCGGCCGGCTCGGTCGAGGACCGGCCCGTCGCCGCACTCACCTCACCGCTGCCCGCCCAACGCGCCCTCGCGCGTGCCCGGTTCGGCGCGGCGAGAGCCGGTGACGCCGACGCGCTCGCCGAGGTCGACGAGTTCGTGGAGAACATCGCGTCGATCCTCACCACCCTGTCCTGGACGGTCGCCCCGTCGCTCATCGTCCTCGGCGGCGGCCTGGAGGACGCGGCCGACATCCTGCTGCCCCGGGTCCGAGCCGCTCTGCGGGACGCCCGCACCCCCGCGGTCGAACTCCGCGCCACCGCGCTCGGCCACGAAGCCCCCCTCGTCGGCGCGGTGAAGCTTGCCCTGGACCGCATGGACACCGAGCTGTTCGGCCCGCTCGTGCCGAGCACCTGA
- a CDS encoding GMC oxidoreductase, with product MTHDPRTDVLVVGSGIMGSLVARLLRDGDPGLRITMVEGGTAIGSAPGLHLHDLDDPGLWSRYNEQVATGIQGMYTGADVVREVADRLTDLTPGMFHALAFGQDAEAMPHAALAWNAGGMGVHWTAATPWPAGDEVFDFGDPDRWTADLDTASRLLAVTPAAIGPTKVGDIVLDALSRRYGALGPADRAPQPMPMAVTPTPSGPMPRTAPGTIFPAIATGGDPAFTLLTGTLATSLIRAGDGRVAGARLRRVADGTDHELSADAVVVCADALRTPQLLFASGIRPDALGRRLNEHAFVTARVLLDLDRFGLDLDALPLPRPGEFSTDSLWLPHNGPAQPFHGQIMNRTYVDEGGRPLAHSIGLSLYVPVESRPENRLVFPTGERDLAGMPRIRVEFAHSDADRALIGRAVDEVRSLAGEFGSFDPETECAVLPPGSSLHLTGTVRAGVTDDGTSVCDPDGRVWGFDNLYLAGNGVVPTAMAANVTLTGAVTAVRAARAVAARACEPSERN from the coding sequence TTGACGCACGACCCCCGCACCGACGTCCTCGTCGTGGGCAGCGGCATCATGGGATCCCTCGTGGCCCGGCTGCTGCGCGACGGCGACCCCGGCCTGCGCATCACCATGGTCGAGGGCGGCACCGCGATCGGCAGTGCGCCCGGCCTGCATCTGCACGACCTCGACGACCCCGGCCTGTGGTCCCGCTACAACGAACAGGTCGCCACCGGCATCCAGGGCATGTACACCGGAGCCGACGTGGTCCGCGAGGTCGCCGACCGCCTCACCGACCTGACGCCCGGCATGTTCCACGCGCTCGCCTTCGGCCAGGACGCCGAGGCGATGCCGCATGCCGCGCTCGCCTGGAACGCCGGCGGCATGGGCGTGCACTGGACGGCCGCCACCCCGTGGCCGGCCGGGGACGAGGTGTTCGACTTCGGTGACCCGGACCGCTGGACGGCCGATCTCGACACCGCGAGCAGACTGCTCGCCGTCACCCCCGCCGCGATCGGCCCGACCAAGGTCGGCGACATCGTCCTCGACGCCCTCAGCCGACGCTACGGCGCCCTCGGACCGGCCGACCGGGCCCCGCAGCCCATGCCGATGGCCGTCACCCCCACCCCCTCGGGCCCCATGCCGCGCACCGCACCCGGGACGATCTTCCCCGCGATCGCGACCGGGGGGGACCCCGCCTTCACCCTGCTGACCGGCACACTCGCGACGTCCCTGATCCGAGCCGGTGACGGCCGCGTCGCCGGTGCCCGGCTGCGCCGCGTCGCCGACGGCACCGACCACGAACTGAGCGCCGACGCCGTGGTGGTGTGCGCCGACGCGCTGCGCACCCCGCAACTCCTGTTCGCCTCCGGCATCCGCCCCGACGCCCTCGGCCGCCGGCTCAACGAGCACGCCTTCGTCACCGCCCGGGTCCTCCTCGACCTCGACCGGTTCGGCCTCGACCTCGACGCCCTGCCCCTGCCGCGCCCCGGCGAGTTCAGCACCGACTCCCTCTGGCTGCCGCACAACGGCCCCGCGCAGCCCTTCCACGGCCAGATCATGAACCGCACCTACGTCGACGAGGGCGGCCGCCCGCTCGCACACTCCATAGGCCTGTCGCTGTACGTCCCCGTCGAGTCCCGCCCGGAGAACCGGCTCGTGTTCCCGACGGGCGAGAGGGACCTCGCCGGAATGCCGCGCATCCGGGTCGAGTTCGCCCATTCCGACGCCGACCGCGCGCTGATCGGCCGGGCAGTGGACGAAGTCCGTTCCCTGGCAGGTGAGTTCGGTTCCTTCGACCCGGAGACCGAGTGCGCGGTGCTGCCGCCCGGCTCGTCGCTGCATCTCACCGGCACCGTCAGGGCAGGCGTCACCGACGACGGCACCAGCGTGTGCGACCCGGACGGAAGGGTGTGGGGCTTCGACAACCTCTATCTGGCGGGCAACGGAGTCGTTCCCACGGCGATGGCCGCCAACGTCACCCTGACCGGCGCGGTCACCGCGGTACGGGCTGCCCGTGCCGTCGCCGCGCGCGCATGTGAACCATCCGAGAGGAACTGA
- a CDS encoding nucleoside deaminase, with product MIDIAKEYRVALPAWIDDELADAPAVVPTPEDRMRLVHRLADRNWREGNGGPFAALVAERETGRIVSVGVNVVLSTGVSSAHAEVVALGLAQTATGSWDLGADGLPSHELVVNWRPCVQCYGATMWSGVRGLVVAGEGPELEEITTFDEGPLGADWAEQFETRGIEVVGDVLREEALAVFRGYRKAVDESDGVVVYNARGGTE from the coding sequence GTGATCGACATCGCGAAGGAATACCGCGTGGCCCTGCCCGCGTGGATCGACGACGAACTCGCCGACGCGCCCGCCGTCGTGCCCACCCCCGAGGACCGGATGCGTCTGGTGCACCGCCTCGCCGACCGCAACTGGCGGGAGGGCAACGGCGGTCCGTTCGCGGCGCTCGTCGCCGAGCGGGAAACCGGCCGGATCGTCTCCGTCGGGGTGAACGTCGTCCTGTCCACCGGCGTCTCCAGCGCCCACGCCGAGGTCGTCGCGCTCGGCCTCGCCCAGACGGCGACCGGTAGCTGGGACCTCGGCGCCGACGGCCTGCCGTCCCATGAGCTGGTCGTCAACTGGCGCCCCTGCGTGCAGTGTTACGGCGCCACCATGTGGTCCGGGGTGCGCGGCCTGGTGGTGGCGGGGGAGGGCCCGGAACTGGAGGAGATCACCACGTTCGACGAGGGCCCGCTCGGCGCCGACTGGGCCGAGCAGTTCGAGACACGCGGCATCGAGGTCGTGGGGGATGTCCTGCGGGAGGAGGCGCTCGCGGTGTTCCGCGGGTACCGCAAGGCCGTCGACGAGTCCGACGGGGTCGTCGTCTACAACGCGCGCGGGGGGACCGAGTGA
- a CDS encoding sugar phosphate isomerase/epimerase family protein: MNPRFATDVITFFHPGFWDLESADAVRAWAAAHPDRFWQRVLDTLAETEVTGIELTFAPGDIGSAVRAFGSAASFRRELAARGLAVVSAFIADSDVPDWRHGDNLPAIVADAERRAAFLAEVGAELLVAGLPMRTTYGTRPPFFVDAAYMARMADIAHVVGEAVSRHGVKLAFHTESNSTLWYERDIDLFMALTDPRYVWLCPDSCHIALGGGDPVALASRHAPRIALAHWKDAVEPITAHLTVDDTVYAQQQPYMAELGTGIVDWNGWAGAMSRTPGAHTVLIELDEATDPVAALRSGTAVAKQALRSAASCANVGGGD, from the coding sequence GTGAATCCCCGGTTCGCGACGGACGTGATCACGTTCTTCCACCCGGGGTTCTGGGACCTGGAGTCCGCCGACGCGGTGCGCGCATGGGCCGCGGCGCACCCGGACCGGTTCTGGCAGCGGGTGCTGGACACCCTGGCCGAGACCGAAGTCACCGGTATCGAGCTGACGTTCGCGCCGGGTGACATCGGCTCGGCCGTGCGGGCCTTCGGCAGCGCGGCCTCCTTCCGGCGCGAACTGGCCGCCCGTGGTCTCGCCGTGGTCAGTGCCTTCATCGCCGACAGCGACGTCCCCGACTGGCGCCACGGCGACAACCTCCCCGCGATCGTCGCCGACGCCGAGCGCCGCGCCGCCTTCCTCGCCGAGGTGGGTGCGGAACTCCTCGTCGCGGGGCTGCCGATGCGCACGACGTACGGCACCCGCCCGCCGTTCTTCGTCGACGCCGCCTACATGGCCCGCATGGCCGACATCGCCCATGTGGTCGGCGAGGCGGTCTCCCGCCACGGGGTGAAACTCGCCTTCCACACGGAGTCGAACAGCACGCTCTGGTACGAGCGGGACATCGACCTTTTCATGGCCCTCACCGACCCCCGCTACGTCTGGCTGTGCCCCGACTCCTGCCACATCGCGCTCGGGGGCGGCGACCCGGTGGCTCTGGCGAGCCGCCATGCCCCGCGCATCGCCCTGGCCCACTGGAAGGACGCGGTCGAGCCGATCACCGCCCACCTCACGGTCGACGACACGGTGTACGCCCAGCAGCAGCCCTACATGGCGGAGTTGGGCACGGGCATCGTCGACTGGAACGGCTGGGCGGGCGCGATGTCCCGTACCCCCGGCGCGCACACGGTCCTCATCGAACTGGACGAGGCGACCGACCCGGTCGCGGCACTGCGGTCGGGGACGGCGGTGGCGAAACAGGCCTTGAGGAGCGCGGCGAGCTGCGCGAACGTGGGCGGCGGCGACTAG
- a CDS encoding phosphocholine-specific phospholipase C: protein MTDVNRRRFLQVAGATTAFTALSNSIQRAAALPAHHRTGTIEDVEHVVVLMQENRSFDHYFGSLRGVRGFGDPRPVTLDNGKSVWHQADANGKEILPFRPDADDLGLQFIQDLPHGWNDGHAAFNGGKYDKWVPNKSSTTMAYLTREDIPFHYALADSFTICDAYHCSFIGSTDPNRYYMWTGYTGNDGQGGGPVLGNDEVGYGWTTYPERLEKAGVSWKIYQDVGDGLDANGSWGWIPDAYRGNYGDNSLLYFNQYRNAKPGDPLYDKARTGTDYTKGEGYFDRLKADVKAGKLPQVSWIVAPEAFTEHPNWPANYGAWYIAQVLDALTSDPKVWAKTAVFITYDENDGFFDHVVPAYPAGSAAQGKSTVDPALDLFKGNTSHPAGPYGLGQRVPMLVVSPWSKGGYVCSETLDHTSIIRFLERRFGVHEPNISPWRRTVCGDLTAAFDFSHKDVKPVALPDTDGYEPPDRVRHPDYVPVPPAVGALPKQERGLRPARPLKYAPHVDGSADTRAGTFTLTFGSGAKAGAAFLVTSGNRTDGPWSYTTEAGASLSDTWNSAYSQGSYGLTVHGPGGFLRSFKGSNKTAGPEATARHCGDDVELTFTNKGSGTVRLHVTNGYGGRAKTFTVRAGTTVKHVFGLAGSRRWYDLTVTSEADAAFLRRFAGHVENGRPGVSDPAVITG from the coding sequence ATGACCGACGTCAACCGGCGCAGATTCCTCCAGGTCGCGGGCGCCACCACCGCCTTCACCGCGCTGTCCAACAGCATCCAGCGCGCTGCCGCGCTCCCCGCCCACCACCGCACGGGGACGATCGAGGACGTCGAGCACGTCGTCGTCCTGATGCAGGAGAACCGCTCCTTCGACCACTACTTCGGCTCGCTCAGAGGCGTCCGCGGCTTCGGCGACCCGCGTCCGGTGACGCTGGACAACGGCAAGTCCGTCTGGCACCAGGCGGACGCGAACGGCAAGGAGATCCTGCCCTTCCGCCCCGACGCCGACGACCTGGGCCTGCAGTTCATCCAGGACCTCCCGCACGGCTGGAACGACGGACATGCCGCCTTCAACGGTGGCAAGTACGACAAATGGGTCCCGAACAAGAGCTCCACGACCATGGCGTACCTGACCCGCGAGGACATCCCCTTCCACTACGCCCTCGCCGACTCGTTCACCATCTGCGACGCCTACCACTGCTCGTTCATCGGCTCGACCGACCCGAACCGCTACTACATGTGGACGGGCTACACGGGCAACGACGGCCAGGGCGGCGGCCCGGTCCTCGGCAACGACGAGGTCGGCTACGGCTGGACGACCTACCCCGAGCGCCTGGAGAAGGCCGGCGTCTCCTGGAAGATCTACCAGGACGTCGGCGACGGCCTCGACGCGAACGGCTCCTGGGGCTGGATCCCGGACGCCTACCGCGGCAACTACGGCGACAACTCGCTGCTCTACTTCAACCAGTACCGCAACGCCAAGCCCGGCGACCCGCTGTACGACAAGGCCCGCACCGGCACCGACTACACCAAGGGCGAGGGCTACTTCGACCGGCTCAAGGCCGACGTGAAGGCCGGGAAGCTGCCGCAGGTCTCCTGGATCGTCGCCCCCGAGGCCTTCACCGAGCACCCCAACTGGCCCGCGAACTACGGCGCCTGGTACATCGCCCAGGTCCTGGACGCGCTCACCTCCGACCCCAAGGTCTGGGCGAAGACGGCGGTGTTCATCACCTACGACGAGAACGACGGCTTCTTCGACCACGTCGTCCCGGCCTACCCGGCGGGTTCGGCCGCGCAGGGCAAGTCCACGGTCGACCCCGCCCTCGACCTGTTCAAGGGCAACACCAGCCACCCCGCCGGCCCCTACGGACTCGGCCAGCGCGTGCCCATGCTCGTGGTGTCGCCCTGGAGCAAGGGCGGTTACGTCTGCTCCGAGACGCTCGACCACACCTCGATCATCCGCTTCCTGGAGAGGCGCTTCGGCGTCCACGAGCCCAACATCTCGCCCTGGCGGCGCACCGTCTGCGGCGACCTGACCGCGGCCTTCGACTTCTCCCACAAGGACGTGAAGCCGGTCGCCCTGCCGGACACCGACGGCTACGAGCCCCCGGACCGCGTACGCCACCCCGACTACGTGCCGGTCCCGCCCGCGGTGGGCGCGCTGCCGAAGCAGGAGCGCGGACTGCGCCCCGCCCGGCCCCTCAAGTACGCCCCGCACGTGGACGGTTCGGCAGACACCCGGGCCGGGACGTTCACGCTCACCTTCGGCTCCGGCGCCAAGGCGGGTGCCGCGTTCCTGGTGACCTCCGGCAACCGTACCGACGGGCCCTGGAGTTACACCACCGAGGCCGGCGCCTCCCTCTCGGACACCTGGAACTCGGCGTACTCCCAGGGGTCGTACGGCCTGACCGTCCACGGCCCGGGCGGCTTCCTGCGCTCCTTCAAGGGGTCGAACAAGACCGCAGGTCCCGAGGCCACCGCTCGTCACTGCGGCGACGACGTCGAGCTGACCTTCACCAACAAGGGCTCCGGCACGGTCCGTCTGCACGTCACGAACGGATACGGCGGACGGGCGAAGACCTTCACCGTGCGGGCCGGCACCACCGTCAAGCACGTCTTCGGACTCGCCGGAAGCCGTCGCTGGTACGACCTCACGGTCACGTCGGAAGCCGACGCGGCGTTTCTGCGGCGGTTCGCCGGACATGTCGAGAACGGGCGTCCCGGGGTCAGCGACCCGGCCGTCATCACCGGGTAA
- a CDS encoding phospholipid scramblase-related protein, translating to MTTHSNTPAGWYPDPHGASQTLRYWDGAQWTQHTDKQQAAAQAPQMPQQAAGPDPQVQRQVQQQAGVSAGGAAGGTLFTEPVLVVNQKAKLIEVTNEYKVMDQNGNLLGSVTQVGQSALKKVLRVVSSLDQYMTHKLEIRDAHGQPVLLLTRPAKVFKSRVIVERPDGSPVGEIVQQNMIGKINFAMNVNGQQVGAIKAENWRAWNFAIVDHAENEVARITKTWEGLAKTMFTTADNYVLQIHHQLPEPLLSLVVATALTVDTALKQDARGFG from the coding sequence GTGACCACGCATTCGAACACACCTGCTGGCTGGTACCCCGATCCCCACGGAGCGTCCCAGACGCTCCGCTACTGGGACGGGGCACAGTGGACCCAGCACACCGACAAGCAGCAGGCGGCGGCTCAGGCGCCCCAGATGCCGCAGCAGGCGGCCGGCCCCGACCCGCAGGTGCAGCGGCAGGTGCAGCAGCAGGCCGGGGTGAGCGCGGGCGGTGCGGCCGGCGGCACCCTGTTCACCGAGCCGGTCCTGGTGGTGAACCAGAAGGCCAAGCTGATCGAGGTGACCAACGAGTACAAGGTCATGGACCAGAACGGCAACCTGCTCGGCTCCGTCACCCAGGTCGGGCAGAGCGCGCTGAAGAAGGTTCTGCGCGTGGTCTCCAGCCTGGACCAGTACATGACCCACAAGTTGGAGATCCGTGACGCCCACGGGCAGCCGGTGCTGCTGCTGACCCGGCCGGCCAAGGTCTTCAAGTCACGGGTGATCGTGGAGCGTCCGGACGGCTCACCGGTCGGTGAGATCGTCCAGCAGAACATGATCGGGAAGATCAACTTCGCGATGAACGTCAACGGCCAGCAGGTCGGGGCGATCAAGGCGGAGAACTGGCGGGCCTGGAACTTCGCGATCGTCGACCACGCGGAGAACGAGGTCGCCCGGATCACGAAGACGTGGGAGGGCCTCGCCAAGACGATGTTCACGACCGCGGACAACTACGTGCTGCAGATCCACCACCAGCTGCCCGAGCCGCTGCTCAGCCTGGTCGTCGCGACCGCGCTGACCGTGGACACCGCCCTCAAGCAGGATGCCCGCGGGTTCGGCTGA